Proteins found in one Oncorhynchus keta strain PuntledgeMale-10-30-2019 chromosome 2, Oket_V2, whole genome shotgun sequence genomic segment:
- the LOC118360119 gene encoding protein TSSC4-like has product MCEQEDHGDSGHNKLSNSDAIKLTDDLSLSDSDPEERNESIDPEVEDLSSSDDEVHQNSGPGPKKPAFSLTGGSSSFSNRSRSIFDCLESAAKLSSSNLGQDNVIDGVFARPPPPPLLPSGKKYGEKVGELVSKPPQKRGVPDYLVNPERWTRYDLEDVPETSDSKNSMVAQQYIQSLQQQKKENTMEDDPEEPFIPTFNQGQSSSSEHKIVFSRPSRPQKDDAEEVNKPDRTKKVGMGLCHLDDDEEEEGIGLAIAPQRPKESERKRKWTPVGEEEGALSDRKDQPPIGFVINRNVNRKNFRKTSEKEED; this is encoded by the coding sequence ATGTGTGAGCAAGAGGACCATGGAGACAGTGGCCATAACAAGCTGTCTAACAGTGATGCCATCAAGCTGACAGATGACCTCTCTCTGAGTGACTCCGACCCTGAAGAGCGTAATGAGTCCATAGACCCAGAGGTGGAAGACTTGTCCTCATCTGATGATGAAGTGCACCAGAACTCCGGTCCCGGTCCCAAGAAACCCGCATTCAGTCTGACAGGTGGCAGCTCAAGCTTCTCCAACCGCAGCCGAAGCATCTTTGATTGCCTGGAGAGTGCCGCTAAGCTGTCCTCGTCCAATTTGGGACAGGACAATGTCATTGACGGGGTCTTTGCACGTCCCCCACCACCCCCACTGCTGCCGAGTGGAAAGAAGTATGGGGAGAAGGTGGGGGAATTGGTCAGCAAGCCTCCTCAGAAGAGAGGCGTGCCAGATTACCTGGTGAATCCTGAGCGCTGGACGCGCTACGACCTGGAGGATGTGCCAGAGACCAGTGACAGCAAGAATAGCATGGTGGCTCAGCAGTACATACAAAGCCTGCAGCAGCAGAAGAAGGAGAACACGATGGAAGATGATCCTGAAGAGCCTTTTATACCTACTTTCAACCAGGGCCAGAGCAGTAGCTCAGAGCATAAGATCGTGTTCTCCAGGCCTAGCCGGCCACAGAAGGATGATGCTGAAGAAGTTAACAAGCCTGATCGAACCAAGAAGGTAGGGATGGGTCTCTGTCACTTAGATgatgatgaagaagaggagggtaTAGGCCTAGCAATCGCCCCCCAACGCCCAAAGGAGAGTGAGCGGAAGAGGAAGTGGACCCCGGTGGGAGAAGAAGAGGGCGCACTGAGTGATCGGAAGGATCAACCGCCTATTGGCTTCGTCATTAATAGGAACGTCAACAGGAAGAACTTCCGCAAGAcatcagagaaagaggaggactGA